Genomic segment of Citrus sinensis cultivar Valencia sweet orange chromosome 7, DVS_A1.0, whole genome shotgun sequence:
TACGTTCTGTCTCTTTCGTTTCCGTAGCGGGAAACCAGCAGACACCTCTCGTGACCGTTCAAATCAAGATTCAATTCGCCTCCAGTTTGAAATCTTGCAAAGTTTTCAATCCACATAAAATTTTCCATTCGCTGCTGAACCAGCTAGTGACTACTTTTAGTTTTGTCCATTACTTACCGTAGATAGAgcttaaataatgataaacaaataacatccacaaaaatacccaaaaaaatcTACTTTCATTTGTCAATTACGTGCATGCATTTAGTGCTAGCTAGACTCCTACATGTGACAAAAATATTGTCCAAGTTAGTCTCTGTATCAtgcatcaaattaaattaaccctctattattttctttatcttttcacCTAATTTGAGACTTTTATTAGTGACGTGTAAGCCACAAAACTTTCTGTCTCAAGCCAGTTAGGTTAACATAAGCAGTGCACGTTCATGCAGAACTTTTTATGTTTAAAGCTCACTTTTTTCAATCCCTATGCAGTAAGTTACAGCAAATTCTTTAACCCGAAAAGCAATAGTGTAATACAATTCGAAAAGGGATATTGTCATTTTTTGGTCTAACACGCAAGAACTGCCTAATTATGGGCGAAAAGAGTAAGCTCTTTCTAACTTTATTGGAATTTATCGGTGCACCTTGCTGAGTACTCGATATCCCTCTATACGTAGCAAATTTGGATCTTTTTCTAATCTAGATACGAGAACGaatcgatttttttttaaatatctcaTTACTATTAATctgtttatatttattcaataattactaattacaatctatttattactattaaaatgTGAGCGATTGCACACACCTCATAAAACCCTttacaatataaatatagaaactctgcaaaattacataattaaaactaGGGCcggttttaaaatatttggggCTTTAggtattttttgtttgtgggcctctttttattatataatttcaatgctaaaaaaaatataaaaggaaTCAAAATTCATGccattttgaatttcaactaTAATGAAaagatcataaaaaatttttaaaatagaacctaaaagaaatatacaagaaaatatcttttttattttcatcggaatcattacaaaaataaaacaaacaaataaacaagaaCACTACTAtttcaaatagaatatttaCAATGGTAGCACAAAAATAATTgcgataatgaattgatgatCATATAATAGATATGAACTTTGTATTTCaagaaactaatttttcttttttaaaagaacCAGTGAATGTgatgattttctttgtagagaagagagcaagaaatttttctcatcaattgatttttagtttttaatagaaattagaaGGATtactaaaaatcaaatattttaacattaaataattaagttttttacGGAATCGAAAAAGGtaaaagaatttcatttttttcttagaatatattaataatgaatgaattaatggTTAGACAATATTATTGATCACATCTATTTAatactaaatttatcaaatatagattttctataaaacaatatttcttaattgtaaaataattattaactagAGATGGTTGATATGCTttccaataatatttaattttaaaaaagatatttattaattagaaaaatattaaaaatttcaaaaatgagacatttaaaaaaaaaattttagagaCCGCTTTATTTACCTATACTTAAAACCACCCGATAAAAATCAcgattttagaaaatttaataCTTTGCAGccaaattaagagaaaaaactGAGTAAGCAAAAGTAATTGTACGATGATTGAGCAGCCCATCATCCACTCtttggaagaagaaaaatgaaatgaaaggaGAAGCTTCGGCGCTGTTATATGAACGTCCAAAGATGGATTCAATTTACCACGCACACAGAGTCCATGCGGTAACAACAATACGTGGCGAGATCATGTGAGGGGAACGCATGCACATGGCATTTCACGTGAGTATTCGTCAGTTTTGGTGCGCTCACAGGCAAGGCAAGGCGTTGTAATGCGCACACATTCTAGTGTAGTGGGTCCAACCCAATTTGGTTGGCTTAGCAAATGGGGCCCCTTTTTGTTTTGCCGAAGGGACAAGCTAACGTGTATTTTCCACTTTTAGCCTGACAATGTGGGACCCAATCCCATTTGGCATAATCCACTGTACGTTTACAACTACTCTTTTAGCCTGACAAtgttaaactcaaaaatatcAGGGCTTTAGCAAAACTAGCCGTTGAGAATGTTCTCAACCAAAAACTCTCTCGACAAGAACAGCCCTCCTCCCCTTGAGGATGATAGATCAACTAAGAAAACCAAATTCAGAGCACAAGGGGAGGATGGAGATAACCCATCTATGCTATCATTTCGAGATAAGCTAATGGAACAACAAAGGGGGATGATCGATGCTAAAAACAGTAGAGAAGATTTCATGGGGAGGGAAAAGGACATCGAAATTGAAAAGGAGGATGTGGTCATTGAACAGGAAGGCTATTTACCTTCGATTTCTTTTTCACAGAAAGTCCATGAGCAACTCATAAAACCATGGCAATCCACTGTGGTGGTGAAACTCCTTGGTCGCATGATTGGATACAAAGCGCTTTGTTCACAGCTGGAAATCTTGTGGCCTAATATTGGAGGATACTCTGTTATAGATTTGGATAATGGATATTTTCTCGTTAAGTTCAGGAAGGAAGACGATGCTGACTTTGTTCTTACACAAGGGCCATGGCTTGTGGCAGGGCATTACCTGACTGTCCAGCTATGGTCGCCTCATTTCGACAACTCGAatgaaaagattgaaaaaatcACGGCATGGATAAGGCTTCCAGGTATGCCTCTGCACTAttaccataaaaaaatcattagaaTGTTAGGACATGTCATTGGAAaggttatcaaaattgattataataCGGAATTGGCGACGAGAGGGAAGTTTGCCCGTATTGCAGTTGAAGTATCCCTTGGAAGCCCTTTAATCTCTCAATTTTTACTGGATGGAAGAATCCAAAGGATTGAATATGAAGCACTTCCAACAATATGCTTTGGATGTGGAAAGTATGGACACATATCTTCCTCTTGCCCGGATAAGTTGATTTTGGAAAATAGAGGGGAAAAGACGGCTGTTATGGCTCCAGGTGAACCTACTAACGCAAAGTCCGAGGTCTCGACGATGGCAGTTAATCCGGACAATCCAAAATTTGGCCCTTGAATGATCGTGGCTAGGAGAGGAAACTATAGAGGAAATAAGGGAAGAACAGATGCAAAGGAGCCTCATCAAAATAGCTTTGGGAAACAGAGGACAGGTTCTAGATTCGGTGTCTTACATCAGGAAAGTGGATTAGACAATGATGCTGGGATGTGTTCAAACGAGACTAACACCATGGATAACCACAAGAAGACCGTTGATCCGACCAAAGACAAGGACATGATGATATCATGTGACTCTAAAGGACCCACCCAAACGAAGATGTATGGGAGCAAAGGAAAACCCGTGACAAGCAATAAGAAGGCTGACACACCTGAACACACTGCACCCACACCATTACGTAAATTACACACTAGACCTCCCCCCCACACAAGTGATCCCAGCTCATCAAATCAACACCCCCTAGAGGTCAtggaaaaaaatatctcaGGGAACAAGTCTAAGTTATCCAGAACCCATCATTTTGAACCAACGTTAATCCCAACGTCTCTGGATCCCAAATATCATTCagcaattattttcaaaaacaagcTTGAAAACGAGAACTTTCAGGCACCCTTGTCGATTCCTCCTAAACCAAATCCAAATGAGGAGCCTCCTGATAGAGGAAATAGAGACATGGAACAAATGGGGGAGGACTCAACAGACAGTAAATATATGGAGGAATCAGAGGAGGACGAGTCTGAGACCTCGGAAGAGTCTCAATTTTTTGTTGAGGCGGATAATATGGATGTTAATCAGCAAGGCTTTGAGCATTTGGAGTAAGTAggtctctctctttctttttttatataatgaatctgtcttttttgttttggaattGCCAGGGGGCGGCCTCGCAGTCCTTTAGACGAATTTTCAAGATGTTTACTCAAAATTATAAACCTAAACTTGTGGCTCTTTGTGAACCTTGAATTAGTGGAGTGAAAGCGGATAACTTTATTCGTTACAGTGGGTATGATCATTCCCATCGAGTGGAGGCGGCTGGTTTCTCAGGTGGTATTTGGCTTCTATGGAAAGCAGGATTAGACGTCACTATCCTCATTAACCATAAGCAATATATTCACCTCCAAGTGTCGGATACAAGAGGGTTAATTACTTGGGTAACAACGATTTATGCTATCCCAGTTTATTCCCTCTGAAACTCTCTTTGgcatgatttaaattatttggcTGAGACTATTCAAGAGCCATGGATGCTAGCTGGTGACTTCAATGCAATTCTTTCAATCTCAGAGAGCAAATGAAGCACTAATAACTGTAGCCAGCCTTGTAAAAACTTTCAAGAATGGTTTCACAAACACGGCATCTGTGACCTCTAGTATACGGGACCAAAGTTTACTTGGAAAATGGGCTCGCTTTATAAACGCTTGGATAGAGCCATTTGCAATGATAGGTGGTTCAACGCTTTTAATAAGGCGCGAGTCTTTCATTTACCAAGATTGGAGTTTGACCATCGGCCTATCCTCCTCAGTCTGAATAATGAGAGCACCGGAAACAGAGGGTTGAAACCATTTAGATTCCTTGCTACTTGGCTTACTGATAAGCGATTTTCGGATTTTGTTTCTCAGGTGTGGAAGAAGGATGTGGAAGAAGGATGTGGATTATAATGTTTCGGTAAAGGAGTTTACTAGAAAAATTGACCATTGGAACAAGAATGAGtttggaaatatttttaagcgaaaaaagaatatcttaGCTAGACTTAATGGAATCCAAAAAGCTCTAGAGAGTCACtgttgagtattagaaaatgcatatttataaaggagaaaaccgttattttacattttaagtcttactaacaacccttacttttatatatttaaccttcttgtgatttaattacatgtgttttattttaattaagtattttatgtattttaggggcattatagtcatttcacaataaaggagagatcagacggcaaaacggacatcacttttgaactcaggacggtcgaaaaccttaggaggagcataaaaggaaaaatgacactattcacatgtacggtactattcacgtgtacggtactgtatacgttactgttcacgacactgttcacatagacggatgatgacgtggcattgaccgatgatgtggcattgactgatgaggtgtcacgatcctgttggactaaaattcttatgtactgttgatggtgacgtggcagcatatcagtggacgaaaaatctcgcgtacggtgcatgcatcacacaggattattttcaaccaaaccgcgttactgttcatccgggtcaaaccgcgttactgttcaaagtcgggtcaaaccgtgttactgttcatccgcgtggtcaaaccgtggactgttgactgatgacgtggcgcaatcctgagcgtccaaactatttttaatccgatggccatgatttactccatgtatctataaaaagggggcctcccccccctaatttgatatctctgaatccatttttgggatccattttctgtaattccttctccatcttgtattttcttcgtattttaataaatttccattttgcccctagttcaattatgagtggctaattttctttcaagcttgggttgaaggtgaagtctcaacatgtgtcatgggcttaatttggtaaatttattttctcttcccctctaatttttgtggatgttttgacttctcgtcgacaaataataatagtcttgtctagataccgccttggttacaccggctctctagtataaggttattattatttggcacgataagcccttagcaccatattgattagagcgtggttcatgaggtgtggattcccccctcatgatttaattggcattaatacggattatttagcccatgatgcatgttgatacggatccagatacccaagtacgtcatttcaatagaattctcttcaattcattctcgccatttcaattccagttttagaatttattctcgccattttaatttaagttttagcatattccaaatcatttccaccataaatccaatcacccatttacaaaattaattctacacaattaaaatccacctcctcgtgggatcgacactcgtcaccatagatctatactacaatagattcgtgcgcttgcgagtacattaaaatttgcacaacaagtttttggcgccgttgccggggaggtaagtaattttaattcatagaattaatttttgtgaataatttcttttatttgttttcttgtatttttttttattattaaaaaaaaaaagtgaatctacatttaaaggttagtatttcttttctttttctcttctttaaaattttgtaatttaattttccatttatttttctttgtaattttttttgtttatcttattaatttaatttttagttaatttctttcacgtatttatttttgtgtatttttatagaaaggttgtaatagcgcaataaggttagtatcgtaatttctccctcttctttatttttatttgttttgttcccatctttatttttgttttgtttgcatctttatttttattttatttattttgcatgcatggtcgtaggtcattattacctaatcttgaacctatagaccttgaattagaaaaaacacttcgcacacacaaacacgttaaaaataaaatggatttacaagcaccacaggagaggccatttaaggactattttagtcccttagctaatttgagcacgtcatgcataagatacccaaatgtagctgctaggagttttgaattaaaacctagtgtgttaaattgtctccctacattttatggcctagaaaatgaggatccatataatcatttgaatgattttcatgccatttgtcaaacattcaaatatgagaatttttcagatgatgatgttaaacttagactattcccattttctttaaaagatagagctcgttcatggcttaatacattgcctgctaatagcattgcatcatgggaacaaatggttacaaaatttttaaataaatatttcccagtgcataaaaccaatgctattcgcagggaaatctcggagtttacccagaaagatgacgagcaatttttcgaaacatgggagcgattcaatgggctactcttgaagtgtccacatcatgggtacgagaaatggcaccaatgccaatactttttggagggattattgccgaatgtgcaagaatggctaatggcaacgagtggaggagagctaatgtcaaaaagtgcatcagagatttgggaattcttccagcgacaagcagataattcccaacaacggagtcgatcactcaggactactagaagaattaaaggagtgaatgaggttcaaattggcgaatcaagttcagaaattaaagaagtcaaagcgataattgaaggtctctctcgacaaatagcatcattatcgactgctaaatcaacagagccacatgaccatgactcatactcagatcaagccaatgccataggtgtaatgagaaagccatcaaattacaacccatactccaacacatataaccctggatggagagaccaccccaatttttcatggtctcaaggattccaacagaatggaccaacagctccagctccaccaattccacaaaatcctcaagcctctcagcccccatttagaccattcaatcagaatcagaactactctcaacccagaccatgggaggatgcattccaaaatttcaagaatgttactcactccacgattgagcaacagaaccgcaccattgatggactacgaaatgagttgagagcgggcttcaactcacaagcccaatcagtttcaagcctcgagaagatggtgggacaactcgcttcttcagttcagaccttggcaatgactgttgagaaaggaaaatttccaagtcaaccagtgcctaatcctaaaggagtgcatgaagcgagtactagttcaccacagcaacatggagaggtcaaagcagtaatgaccttgcgaaaaggaaaggaagtcgacaacaaagtggagatgctggtgacaaaagaaaatcaaattgtacctgtgaatgttgaagactcatcaccggaggagaaagaagaaaccaacccacgagaatacgttccgaaagctccatttcctcaaaggttagcgaaaggaaagaagggaaaatccacaggtgagattctcgaaatcttcaaacaggtaagtgttaatatccctttgcttgatgctattaaacaagttccatcttatgccaagtttcttaaagacctttgtactaaaaagagaaatatgcatgttcaaaagaaggcatttttaacagaaaacgttagttctatactccaacataaaattcctttaaaatgcaaagaccctggctcccccactatctcatgtagtatagggaaccacacaattgagaatgctttgttggatttaggagctagtgtaaatcttttgccttactctgtattcgtgaaacttggactgggagaattacacccaactccagtggtgttacagcttgcagatcggtccacgaaaatacctcgtggtattgtggaggacgtgcttatccaggtagacaagttttattttcctgttgatttcattgtaattgacactcaaccaatacaggattcaaggaagcacatccccattattctaggccgacctttcttggcaactgcggatgctcacattcaatgcaggactggaaatatgcagttgtccttcggcaacatgactatggaactgaacatcttcaacattgccaaacaacctcacaatgcagatgatggaattgttgatgtggatttaattgaagcattagttgatgatacttttgtttcaaaccttagtgatgatcctttacaaacatgtttaactcactttggttttgattttgatattgacagatcggttgatgaggtcaacgccctgcttgactcagcaccatctatggacactaataaatggaagtcaagagttgaacaactagcaccatcagagaagaaactcatcccatcatcagaatcaccaccgaaactcgagctcaaaccattacccaacacattggaatatgcatttttgggagaagaaagtactctaccggtaatcatctcatcatccctcaatgacgaacaaaaaggtaagttgttggatgttttaaaagagcacaaaggagcattaggatggaccatagcagacatcaaaggtataaatccagtagactgcatgcattacattcaccttgatgaaaatgctaaatctactagggaaatgcaacgtcggttaaatcctaatatgaaagaagttgttagaattgaagtccttaagctattagatgcaggtatcatttacccaatttctgatagttcatgggtcagtcctgtacaagttgtccccaaaaagtcaggagtcacagtagttacgaatgcagataatgaattgatacccactagagtaactacagggtGGCGTGTATGCATCGATTATAggaaattgaattctgtcacacgtaaagaccattttcctttaccatttattgatcaaatgcttgatagattagcaggccatgaattttattgctttctagatggctactcaggatataatcagatccccatagcaccaaaagatcaagagaaaactactttcacttgcccttttggcacatttgcatataggagaatgccatttggattatgtaatgcacctgctacatttcaacgatgtatgttgagcattttttctgatatggttgaacgattccttgaagtctttatggatgacttttctgtctttggtgactcgtttgatcaatgtttacatcatctaacgctagttctgcagagatgtaccGAGAAGagcttagtcttaaattgggagaagtgccattttatggtaaaacaaggtattgttctcggtcacatcatttcgagcaaaggtattgaggttgacaaagccaaggtggatctcatttctaatctccctccacctaaaacagtcagagaagtaagatctttccttgggcatgctggtttctatagacgtttcattaaagattttagcaaagtttctagacccttatgcaatttacttgctaaggatgtaccttttatctttaatgattcatgtcttatggcttttgaaaaattaaagcaattgttgacatcatcacccatcattcaggccccaaactggagcttaccatttgagcttatgtgtgatgcatctgattatgcagtaggagcagttttaggacaaagagttgatcgaattcctcatgttatttactatgctagtatgacattgaatgatgcacagttgaactattcaactactgaaaaagaaatgctagcagtagtgtttgcattggaaaaatttcgatcttatctcattggttgtaaaataattatattcacagatcatgctgctcttaaatatcttctcacaaagaaagatgcaaaagccagactaattcgttgggtgttacttttgcaggaatttgacttggaattcaaagataaaaaagggatagaaaatgttgtggcggaccacctctctcgtctccattttgacacaattatagaacaattaccattaaatgagtcatttccagatgaacaattaatgagtgtggaagtattaccttggtatgctgatatagttaattatcttgttacaggtaaacttccagagcattggaccaagcaagacaaggctaaattctttgcagagataaagaatttcttttgggatgacccgtatttgttcaagtattgtgcggatcaaattgttagacgatgtgtcccagaaagtgaaattcagaatatcctttcattctgccatgaacaagcttgtggaggccatttcagtgctaagaagacagcgactaaagttttacaatgtggtttctattggccatctatatttcgagacgcttacactttctgttcttcatgtgataggtgtcaacgaatgggaagcattacacgaaggaacatgatgccactaaatccaattttagtggttgagatttttgacgtatggggtatcgacttcatgggaccctttcccccttcttttggccatcaatacatattggttgctgttgactacgtatcaaaatgggtagaagcaattccatgtaggaccaatgatcacaaggtggtgatagcatttttgaaaagcaacattgtttcacgctttggattccctcgagcgataatcagtgatggtggtgcccacttttgtaacaaagcattcaaggctcttttgacaaagtattcaatcacacacaaagtggcgaccccgtatcatccgcaaaccagtggccaagttgagatctccaatcgagaaataaagcacatattagaaaaaacggtgaggccagacagaaaagattggtcattaagacttgatgatgcattatgggcatatagaacggctttcaagaccccaattgggatgtcaccctacaggctagtgtatggaaaagcttgccacctacctgtggaactcgagcatcgtgcatattgggccatcaagaaattcaactttgacatgcagcaagccagctcagaaagaagattacagctggcagaacttga
This window contains:
- the LOC107178855 gene encoding uncharacterized protein LOC107178855; the encoded protein is MFSTKNSLDKNSPPPLEDDRSTKKTKFRAQGEDGDNPSMLSFRDKLMEQQRGMIDAKNSREDFMGREKDIEIEKEDVVIEQEGYLPSISFSQKVHEQLIKPWQSTVVVKLLGRMIGYKALCSQLEILWPNIGGYSVIDLDNGYFLVKFRKEDDADFVLTQGPWLVAGHYLTVQLWSPHFDNSNEKIEKITAWIRLPGMPLHYYHKKIIRMLGHVIGKVIKIDYNTELATRGKFARIAVEVSLGSPLISQFLLDGRIQRIEYEALPTICFGCGKYGHISSSCPDKLILENRGEKTAVMAPGEPTNAKSEVSTMAVNPDNPKFGP